The following coding sequences lie in one Tichowtungia aerotolerans genomic window:
- a CDS encoding sulfatase family protein — MKFRYQKEMCGLLTLSLAGVVAAEQPNIVYFYVDDMGYGDAGCYNPTGKIKTPNLDKFASEGMLFTDAHSTAAVCSPSRYSLLTGRYSWRSTLQQYIVELYGEALIDKDLVTVPKLLAQNGYHTGMIGKWHLGMSWDFEVSESMRPDREAVSSCDGYQLPVSEGDRKYWHESFSKPVLGGPVAAGFESFFGVDVPNWPPYAYIQDQKLTEIPTEQLPKRLQGNNLASMVGPAVSHWNFEQLLPTFADKADRFIKEHAAQSEPFFLYLPVTSPHTPLSVNKQWIGKSGLNNLYADLVMETDDIFGQVLASLKKHGVEDNTLVIFSSDNGCAHYIGIRKDASDGCEQALEPQGHFPSGPFRGYKSDIWEGGHRVPFVVRWPGVIQPGTVSDQFVSQVDLLATCADILEVELPANVGVDSFSMLPLLKGEDVSSRDHLISHSIRGKFAIRKGAWKLVLCSGSGGWTLVDADATRQGLPPYQLYNMEDDPAESKNLYAKHPDIVKNLLSDLESYVANGRTTPGPSQENDTGVDLWKVEDRSFLEALK; from the coding sequence ATGAAGTTTCGTTATCAAAAAGAAATGTGCGGTTTGCTGACTCTGTCTTTGGCGGGAGTTGTTGCCGCAGAGCAGCCTAACATCGTCTACTTTTATGTGGATGACATGGGCTATGGGGATGCAGGCTGCTATAATCCGACAGGAAAAATTAAAACCCCTAATCTGGACAAGTTCGCTAGCGAGGGGATGCTTTTTACCGACGCACACTCGACCGCAGCCGTGTGCTCTCCTTCTCGCTACAGCCTGTTGACCGGTCGGTATTCCTGGCGCTCCACTCTGCAGCAATACATTGTCGAACTCTACGGCGAGGCGTTGATTGATAAGGATCTGGTCACGGTTCCTAAGTTGCTGGCACAGAATGGTTATCACACCGGAATGATCGGAAAGTGGCACCTGGGTATGTCTTGGGATTTCGAGGTGTCGGAGAGTATGCGCCCGGACCGGGAGGCAGTTTCGAGCTGCGATGGCTATCAGCTTCCTGTCTCTGAAGGTGATCGAAAATACTGGCACGAGTCCTTTTCAAAGCCCGTCCTTGGGGGGCCTGTAGCCGCGGGGTTTGAGTCGTTTTTTGGGGTCGATGTCCCAAACTGGCCGCCTTATGCCTACATTCAGGACCAAAAGCTGACTGAAATTCCTACAGAGCAGCTTCCGAAACGTTTACAAGGGAACAATCTGGCATCTATGGTGGGGCCGGCGGTCTCGCACTGGAACTTTGAACAGCTCCTGCCAACATTCGCGGACAAGGCCGACCGGTTCATTAAAGAGCATGCCGCACAAAGCGAACCGTTCTTCCTGTATCTTCCGGTGACCTCTCCGCATACGCCCCTTTCCGTTAATAAACAATGGATCGGGAAAAGCGGTTTGAACAACCTGTACGCCGATCTGGTGATGGAGACCGATGATATTTTCGGTCAGGTTCTTGCGTCTCTTAAGAAACATGGCGTAGAAGATAATACGCTGGTGATCTTCAGCAGTGATAATGGCTGTGCGCATTATATCGGGATTCGCAAGGATGCCTCCGACGGTTGCGAGCAGGCACTTGAGCCGCAGGGGCATTTCCCCAGTGGCCCCTTCCGTGGGTATAAATCTGATATTTGGGAGGGCGGGCATCGTGTGCCGTTTGTCGTTCGCTGGCCGGGTGTGATCCAGCCGGGTACGGTGAGCGACCAATTTGTCAGCCAGGTTGATTTGCTGGCGACATGCGCCGATATCCTGGAGGTGGAGCTTCCTGCAAATGTCGGGGTTGATAGCTTCAGCATGCTTCCGCTGCTTAAAGGAGAGGACGTATCCTCCCGCGACCATTTGATTTCGCACAGTATTCGCGGAAAATTTGCGATCCGAAAAGGCGCGTGGAAGCTCGTTCTCTGTTCGGGATCCGGGGGCTGGACACTGGTAGATGCCGATGCGACCCGGCAGGGCCTTCCTCCCTATCAGCTCTACAACATGGAAGACGATCCGGCGGAAAGTAAAAATCTGTACGCAAAGCATCCGGACATCGTAAAGAATCTGCTTTCCGACCTCGAATCCTATGTTGCCAATGGGCGCACAACCCCGGGGCCAAGCCAGGAAAATGATACGGGCGTTGATCTGTGGAAAGTGGAAGATCGCTCTTTTCTTGAGGCATTAAAATAG
- a CDS encoding RNA polymerase sigma factor sigma-70 region 4 domain-containing protein yields the protein MASLSKFTNPEVFRRFSPVLLAEFLGRSTEAVKARGIDLPSEPTEDNLPYDQIALLFLSADEALMGLYDAINLVNTLAANKGRGAILEAAKEKSVWVPCELSSPYDVALWTWLHYPDIAERAGYRLKMHNARSFYYFPSFLGEDTPALQYTPANIERFADTMGSFYAQASKGGVAKVLDVMEADELWLLIRHGGYLERRGDVDEESGEVSTICFRDEEYDVLIYNARHRELKIRRTTDATMERLKVEFGQIFFGSAHTFVGRESFPLSVLQQNDLSFFRTIKVPGIKSVRFSEVRYMLYGSVTKTVHEKSADLLQSASIDGYVVPKIAFHVDFAKLHFCFEGEDKYRSVDLYPPNRSSFARESDARKVEEWLREASLLNGGCNADMDERFFKALNIHLGESYTLNEWNLFFGDTFERADPFLQNIGKDASYWCAPGSAKRFDILREGEKVTALSPDYENSPEQERRNIDPAELRLFKLCPCSLSIRLNRSFGVENAFCSLEDGIYRMGTLRGPDRRRHRAFLLAHAERSTIALAKQTVGQEGEGIILVTPDYCPETVDFAVKNKILYVPLRDTLLPDFSLTQTFDESKKQFFALHAGSELLSQDQVTGFFAIAQALDENPRLKAPVHSVVFNLYCGQGMSSDEIARKCGCSKATVISRLERLKSKIGRPLTELRAYSDHFEKIAETLADDRASGYDARKAIYDDAAYQD from the coding sequence GTGGCAAGTTTATCGAAGTTTACGAATCCGGAAGTTTTTCGTCGGTTTAGTCCGGTCCTGCTGGCCGAGTTTTTGGGGCGTAGCACCGAGGCGGTAAAAGCTCGCGGGATCGACCTGCCGTCGGAGCCGACGGAAGACAATCTGCCGTATGATCAGATTGCCCTGCTGTTTCTCTCCGCCGATGAAGCATTGATGGGGCTGTACGATGCCATTAATCTAGTCAATACGCTGGCGGCAAATAAAGGGCGCGGCGCAATTCTCGAAGCAGCAAAGGAGAAAAGCGTCTGGGTCCCATGCGAATTGTCCTCTCCATACGATGTGGCTCTGTGGACATGGTTGCATTACCCGGATATTGCTGAACGGGCAGGCTATCGCCTCAAAATGCACAATGCCCGTTCATTCTATTATTTCCCGTCTTTTCTCGGGGAGGACACCCCGGCGTTGCAGTACACCCCGGCAAATATTGAGCGGTTCGCCGACACAATGGGTTCATTCTATGCTCAGGCATCCAAAGGTGGCGTTGCCAAGGTACTGGATGTGATGGAAGCCGATGAGCTCTGGCTGTTGATCCGGCATGGCGGCTATCTGGAACGGCGGGGCGATGTGGATGAAGAGTCCGGCGAGGTGTCTACTATCTGTTTTCGCGATGAGGAATACGACGTGCTCATCTATAATGCCCGCCATCGGGAACTGAAAATCCGCCGCACGACCGATGCGACCATGGAACGGCTCAAGGTGGAGTTTGGTCAGATTTTCTTCGGTTCGGCGCACACCTTTGTCGGGCGTGAGAGTTTTCCGCTCAGTGTCCTTCAGCAAAACGACCTCTCATTTTTCCGAACCATTAAGGTGCCGGGCATTAAATCCGTCAGGTTTTCGGAAGTGCGCTATATGCTTTACGGTTCAGTAACAAAGACCGTTCATGAAAAATCAGCCGACCTTTTGCAGTCTGCGTCGATCGACGGCTACGTGGTGCCGAAGATCGCGTTCCATGTGGATTTTGCCAAGTTGCACTTTTGTTTTGAGGGGGAGGACAAATACCGTTCTGTAGATCTGTATCCGCCGAATCGCTCCAGCTTCGCCAGAGAATCCGATGCCCGGAAAGTGGAAGAATGGCTTCGAGAGGCATCCCTGCTAAACGGCGGTTGCAATGCCGACATGGACGAACGATTTTTTAAAGCACTCAATATTCATTTGGGAGAGTCGTATACGCTCAACGAGTGGAACCTCTTTTTTGGTGATACGTTTGAGCGGGCTGATCCATTTTTGCAGAATATCGGCAAGGATGCATCCTATTGGTGCGCTCCCGGTTCAGCCAAGCGGTTTGACATCCTGCGGGAAGGCGAAAAGGTCACCGCTCTTTCTCCGGATTACGAAAACAGCCCGGAACAGGAGCGGCGCAACATTGACCCGGCAGAACTCCGGCTATTCAAGCTGTGTCCCTGCTCGTTGTCGATCCGCCTCAACCGATCCTTCGGAGTGGAAAATGCGTTCTGCTCTTTAGAGGACGGGATTTATCGCATGGGAACACTGCGCGGGCCGGATCGCCGCCGTCACCGAGCCTTCCTGCTTGCCCATGCGGAGCGCAGCACGATTGCGTTGGCAAAACAGACGGTCGGACAGGAAGGAGAGGGCATAATTCTTGTCACTCCGGATTATTGCCCGGAAACAGTCGATTTCGCGGTCAAAAATAAAATTCTCTATGTCCCGTTGCGTGACACGCTCTTGCCTGATTTCTCGCTGACGCAGACATTCGACGAATCAAAAAAACAGTTTTTTGCTCTTCATGCCGGGTCGGAGCTTCTGTCGCAGGATCAGGTCACCGGCTTTTTTGCGATTGCGCAGGCGCTGGATGAGAATCCCAGGCTGAAAGCCCCGGTTCATTCCGTGGTTTTCAACCTCTATTGCGGACAGGGAATGAGCTCGGATGAAATCGCGCGGAAATGTGGATGCTCAAAAGCAACCGTGATCAGCCGGCTGGAACGTTTAAAGTCCAAGATCGGACGACCGTTGACTGAGCTCCGTGCCTACAGCGATCATTTTGAAAAAATCGCCGAAACCCTCGCCGATGATCGCGCTTCCGGCTATGACGCCCGCAAGGCCATCTATGACGATGCCGCCTATCAGGATTAA
- a CDS encoding helix-turn-helix transcriptional regulator, translated as MCGDTAMSVNNDDLIRAVFTATNEAKAQALEILEGRAKSPGLSGVEGPSEPFADPVLLRMGEAAELLNVSRATLWRIIKAGRLEKVELYPGSFRLRRSDILALISGKETSRG; from the coding sequence ATGTGCGGAGATACAGCAATGAGTGTGAACAACGATGATCTGATCCGGGCGGTCTTCACTGCCACCAACGAAGCAAAAGCACAGGCCCTCGAAATTTTGGAAGGTAGGGCGAAGTCGCCTGGCCTAAGCGGAGTCGAAGGGCCGAGTGAGCCGTTTGCAGACCCTGTTCTTCTTCGTATGGGCGAGGCCGCCGAACTGCTGAATGTCAGTCGCGCCACGCTCTGGCGCATCATCAAAGCCGGTCGTCTCGAAAAAGTCGAACTCTACCCCGGCTCTTTTCGTCTCCGCCGTTCCGACATCCTGGCACTCATCAGCGGAAAGGAGACCTCCCGTGGTTAA
- a CDS encoding ERCC4 domain-containing protein: MLIRIDTREQQPLEFERCATVRGTISTFDYAIEGDKDFFAIERKSLSDLIQSLAIQKNWIRELKKIRRARAAGMPRVFYVVEANREDIEHFDYAIFTRGRIGSPFIFHQLSELEYNFDVHAIFSGDALGAARDIHRLLKRRSEDLKAQESEQ, translated from the coding sequence GTGCTGATCCGCATCGACACCCGCGAACAGCAGCCCTTGGAGTTCGAGCGCTGTGCCACCGTGCGCGGTACGATCAGCACCTTCGACTACGCCATCGAAGGCGACAAGGACTTTTTTGCCATCGAGCGCAAATCCCTTTCCGACTTGATTCAGTCGCTGGCCATCCAGAAAAACTGGATTCGCGAGTTGAAAAAAATCCGCCGAGCCCGTGCCGCAGGCATGCCCAGAGTGTTCTACGTCGTCGAAGCCAACCGTGAGGACATCGAGCACTTTGATTACGCCATTTTTACCCGTGGACGGATCGGATCGCCCTTCATTTTCCACCAGCTCAGCGAGCTGGAATACAACTTCGATGTTCACGCCATCTTTTCCGGCGATGCCCTTGGCGCCGCCCGCGACATCCACCGCCTGCTCAAACGTCGTTCAGAAGACCTCAAAGCGCAGGAGAGTGAACAATGA
- a CDS encoding DUF2800 domain-containing protein codes for MTNNLHAKHGPSSLKNKEICPHWENRPGSSAAADEGTMMHEAAETGRLVGLNPEQIAQVRECLDAVDQMQSEIPGCIRYPELQVDVCGLTFGTADVVLIGTKTATVIDYKMGRVPVDDAEINLQGWAYALGAFDLFGVDSVKVVFLQPRCDLRTEHTFTRSADYDRMRDRVAAVIEKAEDPKSPYNPHPDNCQYCGAKALCPALTAKAMMVVEKLPERLELPKVMDPLQIAEPEQMALALRLAPVLIDWAEAVKAHALEMVRSGQEIPGYELKHRSGRRVIKELSSVWDIVHAEFDLPLEQFLPACSISVTSLENAVKSVQERGQGAKAIRKLNQLLTAEGLCTTDPEISYLAKER; via the coding sequence ATGACTAATAATTTACACGCCAAACACGGCCCGTCTTCTTTGAAGAACAAGGAAATCTGTCCCCACTGGGAAAACCGCCCCGGTTCATCCGCGGCGGCCGATGAAGGGACGATGATGCACGAAGCTGCCGAAACCGGTCGGCTGGTTGGCCTCAACCCAGAACAAATCGCCCAAGTGCGGGAATGTCTCGATGCAGTTGATCAAATGCAGTCGGAAATTCCCGGATGCATCCGTTATCCCGAGCTACAGGTTGATGTGTGCGGCCTGACCTTTGGCACGGCGGATGTCGTGCTGATCGGCACGAAAACCGCGACCGTCATCGACTATAAAATGGGACGAGTCCCTGTCGATGATGCAGAAATCAACCTGCAAGGCTGGGCCTACGCCCTCGGAGCATTTGATCTCTTTGGCGTGGATTCGGTCAAGGTGGTCTTCTTGCAACCGCGTTGCGATTTACGGACGGAGCACACTTTTACCCGATCCGCCGACTATGACCGGATGCGCGACCGTGTCGCCGCTGTCATCGAAAAGGCTGAAGACCCGAAGAGTCCCTATAACCCGCATCCTGACAACTGCCAGTATTGCGGTGCCAAGGCGCTTTGTCCGGCGCTTACAGCCAAAGCCATGATGGTGGTTGAAAAACTGCCGGAGCGGCTGGAACTCCCGAAGGTAATGGATCCGCTGCAGATTGCGGAACCCGAACAGATGGCTCTGGCATTACGCCTTGCACCCGTTTTGATCGATTGGGCAGAGGCGGTCAAAGCCCATGCACTGGAGATGGTACGCAGCGGTCAGGAAATCCCGGGATACGAACTCAAACACCGCAGCGGACGGCGAGTCATCAAAGAGCTGTCATCCGTCTGGGACATTGTCCACGCGGAATTCGATCTTCCGCTGGAGCAGTTCCTTCCCGCCTGTTCGATCTCCGTCACTTCCCTCGAAAACGCAGTGAAGTCCGTTCAGGAGCGCGGGCAGGGCGCCAAAGCCATTCGAAAGCTCAACCAGCTCCTGACAGCCGAAGGACTCTGCACCACCGATCCCGAAATCAGCTATCTCGCAAAAGAACGATAA
- a CDS encoding DUF5906 domain-containing protein translates to MNTSDFLSCLKNVSKCSGGWKACCPAHEDHSPSLSITEGDDGRILIKCHAGCATEQVLAAMNLTMADLFPDSGTMFSLNVSDLARKSERAAQYRSKRPMRQTSFHSYSKDGQMLAGVFRFDPSDGSQGKQYVPVHATPSGGAVGDPPNGWPLYRLEAIQQRPEEPVFLVEGEKAADALTELGLLATTSAHGSNAWKKTDWSPLVGRDLITMPDNDDAGRKYIEDVVAHIYELGRPESIRRIELSHLAEKSDAYDLIAVLREEGLSDAQIKAELLTMGVDWCPEVEPPEFAMLKRLAMNYGDAFSRGSKGQPVSVNQQFATGWCAQTLTLLFDPSLQCFYEYDPAFGLWVQRTDAVIVQRVGTALGQMLNLLSSVHLQSKCGQNVLAAITNLLKGMIEKQDGWSKSDNCIHLSNGMLNIDVQAPPHLGIFSSRYYSRNRSSYPWKPDAQCPRFLGELLEPALSTDDIQLLQKYAGQCLLGRNASQTLLLIRGTAGGGKSTLCEIIENIIGEENVSQLRVEQLTSRFESSRFLGRTLLSGKDVAGNFLDTKGAYVLKSLVGGDRLEGEVKGGNLPVSIRGEFNSIITSNSRLCVRLDGDAAAWRRRLLIIDFDQPPVAKRIPFFATRLLEEEGPGILRWMIDGAVALLSDLEQHGSVQLSENQIKRIEDLLAESDSVRAFVRECVEKADSLSSITVSELTAAYFDYCDSRGWEARSRRRFETAVVDTMMEIHRASRRNDIRRDGKNQRGYSHVRLVGQTPNYGDELC, encoded by the coding sequence ATGAACACTTCCGATTTCCTGTCCTGCCTGAAAAACGTCTCCAAATGTTCCGGAGGCTGGAAGGCATGCTGTCCGGCGCATGAAGACCATTCGCCGAGCCTCAGCATTACTGAAGGTGATGACGGGCGTATCTTGATCAAATGCCATGCTGGATGCGCAACGGAGCAGGTGCTTGCTGCCATGAACCTGACCATGGCCGATCTGTTTCCAGACTCTGGAACAATGTTTTCCCTGAATGTGTCGGATCTTGCCCGGAAGTCGGAAAGAGCAGCGCAGTACCGCTCCAAACGGCCGATGCGCCAGACATCATTCCATTCTTATTCAAAAGATGGACAAATGCTGGCCGGTGTTTTCCGTTTTGACCCCTCCGATGGTTCACAGGGCAAACAGTATGTCCCCGTTCACGCAACTCCGTCCGGCGGTGCGGTCGGTGATCCACCGAACGGCTGGCCGCTTTACCGTCTCGAAGCCATCCAGCAGCGTCCCGAAGAACCGGTTTTCCTGGTCGAAGGTGAAAAAGCAGCCGATGCGCTGACTGAACTCGGATTGCTGGCCACCACTTCCGCCCACGGTTCCAATGCCTGGAAAAAGACTGACTGGTCGCCGTTGGTCGGACGCGACCTGATCACTATGCCCGACAATGACGATGCGGGCCGCAAATACATCGAAGACGTTGTTGCGCACATTTACGAACTCGGAAGACCGGAATCCATCCGCCGTATCGAACTGTCCCATCTTGCCGAAAAATCCGATGCTTACGACCTGATCGCTGTTTTGCGTGAAGAAGGTTTGTCAGATGCCCAGATCAAAGCCGAGCTGCTCACCATGGGAGTGGATTGGTGCCCGGAGGTTGAACCGCCTGAATTCGCCATGCTCAAACGACTGGCCATGAACTATGGCGATGCCTTTTCCCGTGGGTCAAAAGGGCAGCCCGTGTCGGTGAATCAACAGTTTGCAACCGGATGGTGTGCCCAGACCTTAACCCTTTTGTTTGATCCGTCCCTTCAATGTTTTTACGAATACGATCCTGCGTTCGGCCTGTGGGTCCAGCGTACCGATGCCGTCATTGTGCAGCGGGTCGGGACAGCGCTGGGGCAGATGCTCAATCTTCTTTCATCAGTCCACCTCCAGTCCAAGTGCGGTCAGAACGTCTTGGCTGCAATTACCAACCTGCTAAAAGGCATGATCGAAAAACAGGACGGTTGGTCCAAATCAGATAACTGTATCCATCTCTCCAACGGCATGCTTAACATCGATGTGCAGGCCCCACCGCATCTGGGCATATTTTCTTCCCGTTATTATTCCCGCAACCGTTCTTCCTATCCTTGGAAACCGGATGCCCAATGTCCGCGCTTTCTCGGCGAGCTGCTGGAGCCTGCCTTGTCGACGGATGACATTCAGCTGCTCCAGAAATACGCGGGGCAGTGCCTGCTCGGTCGTAATGCGTCCCAGACCCTTTTGCTTATTCGCGGTACTGCCGGCGGCGGAAAATCCACCTTGTGTGAAATCATCGAAAACATCATCGGGGAAGAAAACGTATCCCAGCTCCGGGTTGAACAGCTTACTTCCCGGTTTGAGTCATCACGCTTCCTGGGGCGGACATTGTTGTCCGGAAAAGACGTAGCGGGCAACTTTCTCGATACCAAAGGTGCCTACGTTCTTAAATCTCTGGTCGGCGGTGACCGCCTCGAAGGAGAAGTCAAAGGTGGGAACCTGCCGGTCTCTATCCGAGGCGAATTCAACTCGATTATCACCTCCAACAGTCGGCTTTGTGTCCGGCTTGATGGCGATGCCGCAGCCTGGCGACGACGCCTGCTCATCATCGACTTTGATCAACCGCCAGTTGCAAAGCGTATTCCGTTTTTTGCCACCCGCCTGCTTGAAGAGGAGGGGCCCGGTATCCTGCGATGGATGATCGACGGGGCCGTCGCTCTGCTGTCCGACCTTGAACAACACGGTTCCGTCCAGCTTTCGGAAAACCAGATCAAACGAATCGAAGACCTGCTTGCCGAATCCGACTCTGTACGCGCCTTCGTTCGTGAATGCGTCGAAAAAGCCGATTCCCTGTCCTCAATCACTGTATCCGAACTGACTGCCGCCTACTTTGACTACTGCGACTCCCGTGGCTGGGAAGCCCGCTCCCGTCGCCGTTTCGAAACTGCCGTTGTCGATACCATGATGGAAATTCACCGTGCATCACGACGAAACGATATACGACGTGACGGAAAAAATCAGCGCGGCTACTCACACGTTCGGCTTGTCGGCCAGACTCCCAACTATGGAGATGAACTATGTTGA
- a CDS encoding RNA polymerase sigma factor, with translation MTCHSCPHYKAILSGKHDSTPWEELPCATCKLGEDTFYSVELDDDHPPVPSADPAFERTKLEDQLAKHMPVSILTDFLQSLMKLPVEQRDVVSWRLQGMRYKEIAERQGTSIQLAEMRHKIAMRDCPALEYLFPEKAAKRKRWRSRRQAWQKSCQ, from the coding sequence ATGACCTGCCACTCCTGCCCCCATTACAAAGCCATCCTCAGCGGCAAGCATGATTCCACCCCTTGGGAGGAATTGCCCTGTGCCACCTGCAAGTTGGGTGAGGATACGTTTTACTCGGTTGAGCTGGACGATGATCATCCGCCGGTTCCTTCCGCTGATCCCGCGTTCGAGCGCACGAAACTGGAAGACCAGTTGGCCAAACACATGCCGGTATCCATCCTGACCGATTTTTTGCAGTCGCTTATGAAGCTCCCCGTTGAACAGCGCGATGTCGTTTCCTGGCGACTTCAGGGCATGCGGTACAAGGAGATCGCCGAACGTCAGGGCACGTCGATCCAACTGGCGGAGATGCGCCACAAGATCGCCATGCGCGATTGTCCGGCGCTGGAGTATCTTTTCCCTGAGAAAGCGGCTAAGCGGAAGCGTTGGCGTTCCCGTAGGCAGGCATGGCAGAAATCCTGCCAGTGA
- a CDS encoding terminase large subunit domain-containing protein, which produces MVCTGRRFGKTLCLAREVAERGVLEPGDYGWIAPTYNVADRGREAFQEAFEPEFLRFSGRTPSRLEFTSPNGTSRVWFLSADNPENIRGYGFKGIVVDEAAVIPPDVWTYILRPTIAQTLGWAVFISTPKGRNWFYDLFTRGEDPYEPDYESFRFPSIDNPFFPVSEWEDAKRTLPADVFQQEYEAQFLEDSAGVFRNVSSCLFPQRALTREDRAGAVVIGCDVAKHTDFTVLVAMNQRTGRCFDMERFNQLDWPIQKDRILEFARKWRGRIILDATGAGDPIYDDLARRYSNIEPFKFTAQSKVELVQRLIVAVEQQKVSWPEEWQVLTNEMQRYEYEISARGRLSYNAPSGFHDDCVMALALANHRRWETQSVGPMIPLAPKGRFSPFARRPRILPG; this is translated from the coding sequence ATTGTCTGTACCGGACGACGGTTCGGGAAAACCCTCTGCCTTGCCCGCGAAGTCGCCGAGCGCGGAGTCTTAGAGCCCGGAGATTACGGATGGATCGCGCCGACTTACAACGTTGCCGACCGTGGGCGTGAGGCATTTCAGGAAGCCTTTGAGCCGGAGTTTCTGCGCTTCAGCGGACGGACTCCGTCACGCTTGGAATTCACCAGCCCGAATGGAACCAGCCGGGTCTGGTTTCTTTCCGCCGACAACCCCGAAAATATTCGTGGTTACGGCTTCAAAGGCATTGTCGTCGATGAGGCGGCGGTGATTCCGCCGGATGTTTGGACATACATTCTGCGTCCGACCATCGCCCAGACGTTGGGGTGGGCCGTGTTTATCTCCACGCCCAAAGGACGCAATTGGTTTTACGATCTGTTCACCCGCGGTGAAGATCCGTATGAGCCGGATTATGAATCCTTCCGGTTCCCCAGCATCGACAATCCGTTTTTTCCTGTCTCGGAATGGGAGGATGCCAAACGGACACTGCCCGCCGATGTGTTCCAGCAGGAATACGAAGCGCAGTTCCTGGAAGACAGTGCCGGAGTTTTCCGCAACGTATCGTCCTGTTTGTTTCCTCAGAGGGCTTTAACCCGCGAAGACCGCGCGGGGGCGGTGGTCATCGGATGCGATGTGGCCAAGCACACCGATTTTACCGTGCTCGTCGCCATGAATCAGCGCACTGGGCGCTGCTTCGACATGGAACGCTTTAATCAGCTCGATTGGCCGATCCAGAAAGACCGCATCCTTGAGTTCGCCCGCAAATGGCGCGGGCGCATCATTCTGGATGCAACCGGCGCCGGCGATCCGATCTACGACGATCTGGCACGGCGGTATTCCAACATCGAACCGTTCAAGTTTACCGCTCAGTCCAAAGTGGAGCTGGTTCAGCGGCTGATTGTCGCCGTCGAACAGCAGAAGGTGAGCTGGCCGGAAGAGTGGCAGGTCTTAACGAACGAAATGCAGCGCTACGAATACGAAATCTCTGCCCGCGGCCGATTGAGCTACAATGCCCCGAGCGGCTTCCACGATGATTGCGTCATGGCGCTCGCTCTCGCCAATCACCGCCGATGGGAAACCCAGTCCGTCGGGCCGATGATCCCGCTTGCTCCGAAAGGACGCTTTTCACCGTTCGCCCGGCGGCCGCGCATACTGCCCGGCTGA
- a CDS encoding phage portal protein family protein, protein MRYLCSTKDHGYRDSTNPLRGLNMQRLVALQESGERGEYADLQWFYYYMERSDAMIHSVIQRRRAALLALDWDVRVVSQEDDNPLAQEQADFLRMVYDNIDNFREAVSFLFTGFFRGFAHLEKHWSPGGLIERLEPVEQWFWVRDGLFGDWEYNDGAISGHRRGVTIEDYNFIVLESPALDRILSVLYLRKNLSQTDWDAFLSVYGIPSIFLVGPPNADETKQKEYQAVAEQILSNGRGFLPHDSDIKFVTGGGEKPPFQQLIKYLDEQITIAATGGLLTMLAQPGSGTLAGSAHQNSFHQIAKSDAVSLAGVLQNAIDVPLLAEFFPGQPPLAYFEFSPGLNEESRQLVEDAVQLKSAGLDVDPAELSEKTGYTLTEKQSV, encoded by the coding sequence ATGCGTTATCTCTGTTCCACAAAAGACCATGGCTATCGAGACTCAACCAATCCGCTGCGCGGACTGAACATGCAGCGGCTTGTCGCCTTGCAGGAGTCCGGCGAGCGCGGCGAGTACGCCGATCTTCAATGGTTCTACTACTACATGGAACGCTCGGATGCGATGATCCATTCGGTAATTCAGCGGCGGCGGGCCGCGCTGCTCGCTCTCGACTGGGATGTGCGCGTTGTTTCGCAGGAAGACGACAACCCGCTCGCTCAGGAGCAGGCCGATTTCCTGCGCATGGTTTACGATAACATCGACAATTTCCGAGAAGCGGTTTCCTTTCTTTTTACCGGCTTCTTCCGTGGCTTTGCCCATCTCGAAAAACACTGGAGCCCCGGCGGGCTGATCGAACGCCTTGAGCCGGTCGAACAGTGGTTCTGGGTGCGTGACGGCCTGTTCGGCGATTGGGAATACAACGATGGTGCCATTTCGGGGCATCGGAGGGGAGTAACTATTGAAGATTATAACTTCATTGTCTTGGAATCGCCTGCGCTCGACCGAATTTTGAGCGTTCTCTACCTGCGCAAGAATCTATCCCAGACGGATTGGGATGCATTTCTGTCGGTCTATGGCATCCCGTCCATCTTTCTGGTTGGTCCGCCCAATGCCGATGAAACGAAACAGAAGGAATATCAGGCTGTTGCTGAGCAGATTCTTTCCAACGGGCGCGGATTCCTACCGCACGACAGCGACATCAAGTTTGTGACCGGCGGCGGAGAAAAGCCGCCGTTCCAACAGCTGATTAAATATCTTGATGAGCAGATTACCATTGCCGCTACCGGCGGACTGCTGACCATGCTGGCCCAACCCGGCAGTGGAACGCTCGCCGGAAGTGCGCATCAGAACAGCTTTCATCAGATTGCAAAATCGGATGCGGTTTCGCTGGCTGGGGTGCTCCAAAACGCTATTGACGTCCCGCTGCTTGCCGAGTTTTTTCCCGGACAGCCGCCGCTGGCCTACTTTGAATTTTCACCCGGCCTCAACGAGGAATCCCGTCAGCTCGTTGAAGATGCCGTCCAGCTTAAATCCGCCGGGCTCGATGTAGATCCCGCCGAACTATCCGAAAAGACCGGCTACACCCTTACGGAAAAACAGTCTGTTTGA